From one Rhodoferax sp. PAMC 29310 genomic stretch:
- a CDS encoding HAMP domain-containing sensor histidine kinase, whose protein sequence is MTNANTATTSGWRRGLRAVRHSLRWRLVLVFLVLALFMSITMLASLQNAFTLGWREAARPLLMDYVDHLAHDIGSPPNQVQAQALVQRLPITVSIQGPVLNWQSHPNHRQAAWQVVSPRQPDWEKEKWGGDKNWARLLTRTTADGHTIVFGIDDGAFERRPKLVLFALGALLLLTLLAYLYVRRLLRPLGGIRAGAMRFGAGNFAQPIAIPHARHPDELGELAATVNTMGSDIHHMLEAKRTLLLAISHELRSPLTRARLNTELLPDTIEVTPSRDALLRDLALMRDLITDLLESERLASPHAALQREPTDLLALVAEVVRGLPGGEGVEQALAPNLPALALDVTRVRLLVRNLLDNALRHSNQASRPPCISIQALEGATGQGVEINVRDFGPGVPEDQLSKLAQPFYRPDSARQRSTGGVGLGLYLCKLVAQAHGGTFSISNAQPGLSVTLVFPATQ, encoded by the coding sequence ATGACAAACGCCAATACGGCCACGACTTCCGGGTGGCGGCGTGGCTTGCGCGCCGTGCGCCATTCCTTGCGCTGGCGCTTGGTGTTGGTGTTTTTGGTTCTGGCCCTGTTCATGAGTATCACCATGCTGGCCAGCCTGCAAAACGCGTTTACGCTGGGTTGGCGGGAGGCGGCGCGCCCCTTGTTAATGGACTATGTCGATCATCTGGCCCATGACATTGGCTCGCCACCGAACCAGGTTCAGGCCCAAGCGCTGGTCCAGCGCTTGCCCATTACCGTATCCATTCAGGGCCCCGTACTCAACTGGCAGTCGCATCCCAACCACCGACAGGCTGCCTGGCAAGTAGTCAGCCCGCGGCAGCCAGACTGGGAGAAGGAAAAGTGGGGCGGCGACAAAAACTGGGCCAGGTTGCTAACCCGCACCACGGCAGACGGCCACACCATCGTGTTTGGCATTGACGACGGCGCGTTTGAGCGCCGCCCCAAGCTGGTGCTGTTTGCCCTGGGCGCCTTGCTGCTGCTCACCCTACTGGCCTACTTGTACGTTCGTCGGCTGCTTCGTCCACTAGGCGGCATTCGCGCGGGGGCCATGCGCTTTGGCGCCGGCAACTTTGCCCAGCCCATTGCCATCCCCCACGCCCGCCACCCGGACGAGTTGGGTGAACTCGCGGCGACCGTTAACACCATGGGCAGTGACATTCACCACATGCTGGAGGCCAAGCGCACCTTGTTGCTGGCCATCAGTCATGAGCTGCGCAGCCCGCTGACCCGCGCCCGCTTGAACACCGAACTGCTGCCTGACACGATTGAGGTCACCCCCAGCCGAGACGCCTTGCTGCGCGACCTGGCCTTGATGCGCGACTTGATCACCGACCTGCTGGAAAGCGAACGCCTTGCCAGCCCCCATGCCGCGTTGCAGCGCGAGCCCACCGACCTGCTAGCACTGGTGGCCGAAGTGGTGCGAGGCTTGCCAGGCGGGGAGGGCGTTGAGCAGGCGTTGGCGCCTAACTTGCCCGCGTTGGCACTGGATGTCACCCGCGTTCGGCTACTGGTGCGCAATTTGCTGGACAACGCCTTGCGCCACAGCAATCAAGCCAGTCGCCCGCCCTGCATCAGCATTCAAGCGCTGGAAGGGGCGACGGGGCAGGGCGTTGAAATCAACGTGCGAGATTTCGGCCCTGGCGTGCCAGAAGATCAGTTGAGCAAGTTGGCCCAGCCCTTTTACCGCCCCGACTCAGCCCGCCAGCGCAGCACCGGTGGCGTCGGGCTTGGCCTGTACCTTTGCAAGCTGGTGGCCCAGGCCCACGGAGGTACGTTCTCAATCAGCAACGCGCAGCCCGGGTTGAGCGTGACGCTGGTCTTTCCAGCGACGCAATAA
- a CDS encoding response regulator transcription factor — MPRILLIDDDAELGGPLTAYLHRFGMSLECAIRPSTGLALLRGGGFDAAILDVMLPEMDGFELCRTLRAESDIPIIMLTARGELTDRVVGLELGADDYLPKPFEPRELVARLQTVMRRRSAAQLAPSPSSAPAPLMFDGLALDPTTRQVHRQGDLLELTSTEFDLLHLLAAAPGKVFSRDDILNQLRGHDAELFTRAVDIVVSRLRKKLEPLDCIKTQRNVGYSLALRPQQT, encoded by the coding sequence ATGCCACGAATTCTCCTGATTGACGACGATGCCGAACTCGGTGGGCCGCTCACCGCCTACCTGCATCGCTTTGGTATGAGTCTGGAGTGCGCCATACGGCCCAGCACCGGTCTGGCCCTGCTGCGGGGCGGTGGGTTTGACGCCGCCATTCTGGACGTGATGCTGCCGGAGATGGACGGCTTTGAGCTGTGCCGCACCCTGCGGGCCGAGAGCGATATTCCCATCATCATGCTGACTGCGCGCGGCGAGTTGACCGACCGGGTCGTAGGGTTGGAACTGGGGGCGGACGACTATTTGCCCAAACCCTTTGAGCCACGTGAACTGGTGGCCCGCCTTCAGACGGTCATGCGCCGCCGCTCAGCGGCGCAGTTGGCGCCGTCACCCAGCAGTGCGCCTGCTCCCTTGATGTTTGACGGTTTGGCGCTGGACCCCACCACCCGGCAAGTCCATCGCCAGGGCGACTTGCTGGAGTTGACCAGCACCGAGTTTGATTTGCTGCACCTGCTGGCTGCAGCACCGGGCAAGGTATTCAGCCGAGACGACATCCTGAACCAGCTGCGCGGCCATGACGCCGAGTTGTTCACTCGCGCGGTGGACATTGTGGTGAGCCGCCTGCGTAAAAAGCTGGAGCCGCTGGACTGCATCAAAACCCAACGCAACGTCGGCTACTCCCTGGCGCTGCGCCCGCAACAAACATGA
- a CDS encoding Spy/CpxP family protein refolding chaperone, giving the protein MKRWIKRTLVGLFGAAVVVGGLTACSRGHHGSWSDEGVAEVRTKVVSKITRKLDLNAAQQQKLDALANEIVAQRTAFRGEGGDPRVEIPALIQGDKFDRVRAQAMLDQKTQAIQGNGPKVLTALADFYDSLSAEQQKEVRELQERRRGWFRGH; this is encoded by the coding sequence ATGAAACGCTGGATCAAAAGAACCCTCGTCGGCTTGTTCGGTGCTGCCGTCGTGGTCGGTGGGCTCACCGCGTGTTCGCGCGGTCATCACGGTAGTTGGAGCGACGAAGGTGTGGCCGAGGTCCGAACCAAGGTCGTGAGCAAGATCACCCGAAAACTGGACCTCAATGCCGCACAGCAGCAAAAGCTCGATGCACTGGCCAATGAAATCGTGGCGCAGCGCACGGCCTTTCGGGGTGAGGGTGGCGACCCGCGCGTCGAGATTCCTGCGCTGATTCAAGGCGACAAGTTTGACCGGGTTCGCGCCCAGGCCATGCTGGACCAAAAAACACAGGCCATACAAGGCAACGGACCCAAGGTGTTGACCGCGCTGGCCGATTTTTATGACAGCCTGAGCGCGGAGCAGCAAAAAGAAGTGCGTGAGTTGCAAGAGCGCCGCCGTGGCTGGTTCCGCGGGCACTAA
- a CDS encoding alpha/beta fold hydrolase, which produces MCDQSVWAPQIQALIGIADCTVPDYGHLNSLSAMAEQVLATAPTETFNLVGHSMGGRVALEVMRLAPLRLQRLALLDTGAHPLASGAAGARERTARLTLLAQAQSQGMRAMGSQRARAMVHPDRRSTPLFEHILDMLERSSPAQFEAQINALLTRPDATPLLPAITCPTLVLCGEQDSWSPPEQHQAMCDALPNAQLRVLPHCGHMSTLEQADAVSDAIDAWLARPTTLK; this is translated from the coding sequence ATGTGTGATCAATCCGTTTGGGCGCCCCAAATTCAGGCGCTCATCGGCATCGCTGATTGCACAGTGCCTGACTATGGTCATTTGAATTCACTGAGCGCCATGGCCGAGCAGGTGCTGGCAACAGCACCCACCGAAACCTTCAACCTCGTGGGGCACTCCATGGGTGGGCGGGTGGCGTTGGAGGTCATGCGTCTGGCCCCGCTGCGGTTGCAGCGACTGGCGTTGCTGGACACTGGCGCACACCCCTTGGCTTCTGGCGCGGCAGGTGCGCGTGAACGCACCGCCCGCTTGACCCTCTTGGCGCAAGCGCAATCCCAGGGCATGCGCGCCATGGGCAGCCAACGGGCCCGCGCCATGGTGCATCCCGACCGACGAAGCACGCCGCTTTTTGAACACATTCTGGACATGTTGGAGCGCAGCAGCCCGGCGCAATTTGAGGCGCAAATCAACGCCTTGCTGACGCGCCCGGACGCAACGCCCCTGTTGCCGGCCATCACCTGCCCAACCCTGGTGTTGTGCGGAGAGCAAGACAGCTGGAGTCCACCCGAGCAGCATCAAGCCATGTGCGATGCCTTGCCCAACGCCCAATTGCGGGTGTTGCCCCACTGCGGCCACATGAGCACGCTGGAGCAAGCCGATGCTGTCAGTGACGCGATAGACGCCTGGCTGGCGCGCCCCACCACCTTGAAATAA
- the parC gene encoding DNA topoisomerase IV subunit A yields the protein MSDQSTLEFPPVPQPEGDDELNLANYAQRAYLEYALSVVKGRALPDVCDGQKPVQRRILYSMSRMGLGFGGANGNTGARPVKCARVVGDVLGRFHPHGDQAAYDALVRMAQDFSQRYPLIDGQGNFGSRDGDGAAAMRYTEARLAKITSLLLNEIDEGTVDFTPNYDGSTEEPRQLPARLPFSLLNGASGIAVGLATEIPSHNLREIADACVALIKTPQLADDALFALVPGPDYPGGGQIISSAGDIHEAYRTGRGSLKCRARWKIEDLARGQWQLVVTELPPGVSTQRVLEEIEELSNPKIKTGKKALTLDQTQLKATLLSVLDVVRDESSKDAAVRLVCEPKTSRIQQQELITTLLAHTSLETSSPINLTMIGIDGRPTQKSLRQMLTEWIEFRQITIERRSRYRLNKVLDRIHILEGRQLVLLNIDEVIAIIRQADDPKAALIARFNLSERQAEDILEIRLRQLARLEAIKIEQELSGLRDEQKKLEEILGNPTALRRLMIKEIETDAKTFADPRRTLIQAEKKAVLEIKVVDEPVTVVVSQKGWVRAQKGWARDKAGNASAAPTEYTFKPGDSLYGTFECRTVDTLLVFGNNGRIYTVAVALLPGARGDGQPITTLIDLESGTQPAYYFAGPATATLLLSSSGGYGFMASVENMTARNKAGKAYLTCNEGETLCAPSVVANTAGSSPVIPATHVACASTGGRILTFDIAEMKTMTNGGRGLMLIGLEDKDTLAGAVAYTRSVKIEGIGRGGKEREETLEIRSLNNARALRGRKGKAADLGFKPARISRVE from the coding sequence ATGAGCGATCAATCCACCCTGGAATTTCCCCCCGTCCCTCAGCCTGAGGGCGACGACGAGCTGAATCTGGCCAATTACGCGCAGCGCGCCTATCTGGAATACGCCCTCAGCGTGGTCAAGGGCCGCGCCTTGCCTGACGTTTGTGATGGGCAAAAGCCGGTTCAGCGCCGAATTCTGTACTCCATGTCCCGCATGGGGCTGGGCTTTGGGGGTGCCAATGGCAACACCGGGGCTCGCCCTGTCAAGTGCGCTCGCGTCGTGGGCGACGTGCTCGGTCGGTTTCACCCGCACGGTGACCAGGCTGCTTACGACGCCCTGGTGCGCATGGCGCAAGACTTCAGCCAGCGCTATCCGCTGATTGATGGTCAGGGAAATTTCGGTTCTCGGGACGGCGATGGTGCGGCCGCCATGCGTTACACCGAGGCGCGTCTGGCCAAGATCACCAGTCTCTTGCTTAATGAGATTGACGAAGGCACAGTTGATTTCACGCCCAACTACGACGGCTCGACCGAGGAACCGCGTCAGTTGCCGGCGCGCCTTCCGTTCTCTTTGCTGAACGGTGCCAGCGGCATTGCCGTGGGTTTGGCCACCGAGATCCCCAGCCACAACCTGCGCGAAATTGCCGACGCCTGCGTGGCCTTGATCAAGACACCGCAACTGGCGGATGACGCCTTGTTTGCCCTAGTGCCCGGCCCGGACTACCCCGGTGGCGGCCAGATCATCAGTTCTGCGGGTGATATCCATGAGGCGTATCGCACCGGGCGCGGCTCGCTGAAGTGCCGTGCGCGCTGGAAGATTGAAGATCTGGCGCGCGGCCAGTGGCAACTTGTGGTCACTGAGTTGCCGCCCGGTGTCAGCACCCAGCGGGTGTTGGAAGAAATTGAAGAGCTGAGCAACCCCAAGATCAAGACCGGCAAAAAAGCGCTCACGCTGGATCAAACCCAGCTGAAAGCCACCTTGCTCTCGGTACTCGACGTGGTCCGTGACGAGTCCAGCAAAGACGCGGCGGTGCGCTTGGTGTGCGAGCCCAAGACCAGCCGTATCCAGCAGCAGGAGCTGATCACCACCTTGCTGGCCCACACCAGTCTGGAGACGTCTTCGCCCATCAACCTCACCATGATTGGCATTGACGGCAGGCCCACGCAGAAGTCCTTGCGCCAGATGCTGACCGAGTGGATCGAGTTCCGCCAGATCACCATCGAGCGCCGTTCCCGCTACCGTCTGAACAAGGTGCTGGACCGCATCCATATTCTGGAAGGCCGCCAGCTGGTGCTGCTCAATATTGACGAAGTGATTGCCATCATTCGCCAAGCGGACGACCCCAAGGCGGCGCTCATTGCCCGGTTCAACCTGTCTGAACGTCAGGCCGAAGACATTCTTGAAATCCGGCTGCGCCAGTTGGCCCGGCTGGAGGCCATCAAGATTGAGCAAGAGCTGTCTGGCTTGCGCGACGAGCAAAAGAAGCTCGAAGAAATTCTGGGCAACCCCACGGCCTTGCGCCGTCTGATGATCAAAGAGATCGAGACCGACGCCAAGACCTTCGCTGACCCCCGTCGCACGCTGATTCAGGCCGAGAAAAAAGCCGTGCTGGAGATCAAGGTGGTGGACGAACCGGTCACCGTGGTGGTCAGTCAAAAAGGCTGGGTTCGTGCGCAAAAGGGCTGGGCACGCGACAAGGCAGGCAACGCCTCGGCGGCGCCCACCGAGTACACCTTCAAGCCGGGTGACAGCCTGTATGGTACCTTTGAGTGCCGCACGGTGGATACCTTGCTGGTCTTTGGCAACAACGGCCGAATTTACACCGTGGCGGTGGCGCTGCTGCCCGGCGCGCGAGGTGACGGTCAACCCATCACCACCCTCATCGATCTGGAGTCGGGCACCCAGCCTGCTTACTATTTCGCCGGCCCGGCCACCGCCACGCTGCTCTTGAGCAGCTCCGGCGGATATGGCTTCATGGCCTCGGTGGAGAACATGACAGCGCGCAACAAAGCTGGCAAGGCCTATCTGACATGCAACGAAGGCGAGACCCTGTGCGCCCCCTCCGTGGTGGCCAACACGGCCGGCTCTAGCCCGGTGATTCCCGCCACCCATGTGGCGTGTGCATCCACTGGCGGGCGCATCTTGACGTTTGATATTGCCGAGATGAAAACCATGACCAATGGCGGTCGTGGCTTGATGCTGATTGGCCTGGAAGACAAAGACACCTTGGCCGGCGCGGTGGCGTACACCCGCAGTGTGAAGATTGAAGGCATTGGCCGCGGTGGCAAGGAGCGTGAAGAAACGCTGGAGATTCGCAGCCTGAACAACGCCCGTGCCCTGCGTGGGCGCAAGGGCAAGGCCGCCGATCTTGGCTTTAAACCAGCCCGGATCAGCCGGGTGGAGTAA
- a CDS encoding lytic transglycosylase domain-containing protein: MATPSKSTFDEMIRRLRFMPKFECLLGLKRSIFMGLLLTILMLSARADVWAYVDAKGMAHFAAERLDDRYELYAQGNAVVDTAALGESTAPSAESTSPAMSKVLVFFDIFPAYKAVKHHLQEAAAAHEIDYELLQAIIATESGFDAGAVSPRGATGLMQLMPATASRFGVKDDKKRSVAQKLTNPGVNIETGSRYLHYLLNLFPGQVELALAAYNAGEGAVQRAGNQIPSYKETQRYVKTVMALYVVLKPPLMAAFQANPPNRVQMLLYGGATGRSNMTSSASAMPANSTFPIETDEIQ, encoded by the coding sequence ATGGCGACTCCGTCGAAATCGACGTTTGACGAGATGATCCGGCGCCTGCGATTCATGCCAAAATTTGAGTGCCTTTTAGGTCTCAAGCGCTCTATTTTTATGGGCTTGTTGCTAACTATTTTGATGCTTTCGGCTCGGGCGGATGTGTGGGCCTATGTCGATGCCAAAGGCATGGCACACTTCGCCGCCGAACGGCTGGATGACCGCTATGAGCTTTACGCACAGGGGAACGCGGTGGTGGACACTGCAGCATTGGGTGAGTCGACGGCTCCCTCTGCAGAGTCAACCTCGCCCGCTATGTCCAAAGTGCTGGTGTTCTTCGATATCTTTCCCGCTTACAAAGCCGTCAAACACCATTTGCAAGAAGCGGCTGCAGCGCATGAGATCGACTATGAGTTGCTGCAGGCCATCATCGCCACCGAATCAGGTTTTGACGCCGGCGCCGTGTCGCCCCGTGGGGCCACCGGCTTGATGCAACTCATGCCGGCCACCGCGTCCCGGTTTGGCGTCAAGGACGACAAAAAGCGTTCAGTGGCCCAAAAATTGACCAATCCGGGCGTGAATATCGAGACGGGTAGCCGCTATCTGCACTACCTACTGAACCTGTTTCCGGGCCAAGTCGAGTTGGCGTTAGCCGCCTACAACGCCGGCGAAGGCGCGGTGCAGCGGGCGGGCAACCAAATCCCCAGTTACAAAGAAACCCAGCGTTACGTCAAAACCGTCATGGCGCTTTACGTCGTGCTCAAGCCGCCCTTGATGGCGGCTTTTCAGGCCAACCCACCCAACCGTGTGCAAATGCTGTTGTACGGTGGTGCCACTGGCCGTTCCAACATGACTTCGTCGGCATCAGCCATGCCCGCGAACTCAACCTTCCCAATTGAGACAGACGAGATTCAATGA
- a CDS encoding DNA topoisomerase IV subunit B codes for MALKPTSEYSEGSIRVLKGLEPVKQRPGMYTRTDNPLHVIQEVLDNAADEALAGHGKKIKVTLHGDGSVSIEDDGRGIPYGMHPEENAPVIELVFTQLHAGGKFDKGKGGAYSFSGGLHGVGVSVTNALSLRLEATTHREGMVARLVFEAGDVVEPLQIRKNGEGDRKSGTTVRVWPDGKYFESLALPMAPLAHLLRSKAVLMPGVTMTLVNEKTKETQVWLYKGGLRDYLLQTLTGELVIPVFEGDGFADAQSDNFAEGEGAAWCVAFTEDGQPVRESYVNLIPTSAGGTHESGLRDGLFTAVKSFIELHSLLPKGVKLLPEDVFARASYVLSAKVLDPQFQGQIKERLNSRDAVRLVSSFVRPTLELWLNQHVEYGRKLAELTIKAAQIRQKAGQKVEKRKGSGVAVLPGKLTDCESRDISHNEVFLVEGDSAGGSAKMGRDKESQAILPLRGKVLNTWEVERDRLFANTEIHDISVAIGVDPHGPNDTPDLSGLRYGKVCILSDADVDGSHIQVLLLTLFFKHFPKLIETGHVFVARPPLFRVDAPARGKKPASKTYALDEGELVAILDKLRKEGVREGAWSISRFKGLGEMNAEQLWDTTLNPDTRRLLPVKLGNIDFAQTENLITKLMGKGEAAARRELMELHGDSVEIDV; via the coding sequence ATGGCACTCAAACCCACCAGCGAATATTCAGAAGGTTCCATCCGCGTCCTCAAGGGACTGGAGCCTGTCAAACAGCGTCCCGGCATGTACACCCGCACGGACAATCCGCTTCACGTCATTCAGGAAGTGCTGGACAATGCGGCCGACGAGGCATTGGCCGGTCATGGCAAAAAAATCAAGGTCACGCTGCACGGCGACGGCTCGGTCAGCATTGAAGATGATGGCCGGGGCATTCCTTATGGCATGCACCCTGAGGAAAATGCCCCGGTGATTGAGCTGGTGTTTACCCAGCTGCACGCCGGTGGCAAGTTTGACAAGGGCAAGGGCGGGGCCTACAGCTTCTCCGGCGGCCTGCACGGCGTGGGCGTTAGCGTTACCAACGCGCTGTCCTTGCGACTGGAAGCCACCACCCACCGGGAGGGCATGGTTGCCCGCTTGGTGTTTGAGGCCGGCGACGTCGTCGAGCCCTTGCAAATTCGCAAAAATGGAGAGGGTGACCGTAAATCCGGCACCACCGTGCGCGTATGGCCTGATGGCAAATACTTCGAGTCTCTCGCTTTGCCGATGGCGCCATTGGCTCACCTGCTGCGCAGCAAGGCGGTGCTGATGCCTGGCGTCACTATGACGCTGGTCAATGAAAAAACCAAGGAAACGCAGGTCTGGCTTTACAAAGGCGGCCTGCGCGACTACCTGTTGCAGACGTTGACCGGTGAACTGGTGATTCCCGTGTTCGAGGGCGACGGCTTTGCAGACGCCCAGAGTGACAACTTCGCCGAAGGCGAGGGCGCCGCCTGGTGCGTGGCCTTCACCGAAGACGGTCAACCTGTGCGTGAAAGCTATGTCAATTTGATCCCCACCAGCGCTGGCGGCACCCATGAAAGTGGCTTGCGTGATGGCTTGTTCACGGCGGTGAAGAGCTTTATTGAGCTGCACTCCTTGCTGCCCAAAGGCGTCAAGCTGTTGCCCGAAGATGTGTTCGCACGCGCCAGCTACGTGCTGTCGGCCAAAGTGCTGGACCCCCAGTTTCAAGGCCAGATCAAGGAGCGCCTGAATTCTCGCGATGCGGTGCGCTTGGTGTCCAGCTTTGTGCGTCCCACGCTGGAACTCTGGCTGAACCAGCACGTTGAATACGGTCGCAAGCTGGCTGAACTCACCATCAAGGCGGCGCAAATCCGCCAAAAAGCCGGTCAAAAGGTCGAAAAACGCAAAGGCTCGGGCGTGGCGGTGTTGCCCGGCAAACTCACTGACTGTGAAAGCCGTGACATCAGCCACAACGAAGTGTTTCTGGTGGAGGGTGACTCCGCCGGTGGCAGCGCCAAGATGGGGCGCGACAAAGAAAGCCAAGCGATTCTGCCCTTGCGCGGCAAGGTGTTGAACACCTGGGAGGTTGAGCGCGACCGGCTGTTTGCCAATACCGAGATTCACGACATTTCCGTGGCCATTGGAGTGGATCCCCATGGCCCCAACGACACGCCGGATTTATCGGGTCTGCGTTACGGCAAGGTCTGCATCTTGTCGGACGCGGATGTCGACGGCTCCCACATTCAGGTGTTGTTGCTGACGCTGTTCTTCAAACATTTCCCCAAACTCATCGAAACCGGCCATGTGTTTGTGGCCCGCCCGCCCTTGTTTCGCGTGGATGCACCAGCGCGTGGCAAGAAACCGGCTTCCAAAACCTATGCGCTGGACGAGGGCGAGTTGGTCGCCATTCTGGACAAGCTGCGCAAAGAAGGCGTGCGCGAAGGCGCTTGGAGCATCAGCCGCTTCAAAGGTCTGGGTGAAATGAACGCCGAACAGCTGTGGGACACCACGCTCAACCCTGACACCCGCCGTTTGCTGCCCGTGAAGCTGGGCAATATTGACTTTGCGCAAACTGAAAACCTCATCACCAAATTGATGGGCAAAGGCGAGGCCGCAGCGCGGCGCGAGTTGATGGAGTTGCATGGCGACTCCGTCGAAATCGACGTTTGA